The genomic interval GCTCAGTGCTCCAGTCATGATTATCCGTGACAATGAGATGCTTGCCCATTATGGCCTGGGCAGCGCTCACCTCTGAAGCATCTTTGCGGAAACTCATGTTCTGTTCCGTGAACCCAAGCCGGTAATACCTGTGGCTGATATGGAGGTCTTCGCATAGGTTGCGGTAGCGGTTGATGATGGTCTTGGGGCTTCGCCAATGGGGTTCTTTTTCCCGGTATTTCCTGCGGTATTCGAGCAGCTCCACCCGAAGCCGCTCCATTTTCTTGATAAAATCGTACATCTTTTTCCGTTTGGTGACGGGGTTAAATGTGAGAACCACCGTCCGTTCGCGCCCCCACAGGTTAAGGTTGGTGCGATAGGCTTTGAGCAGGTCGGTGTGGCACTCATCGATGAGCAGGCTACGATTCTTGGGGGTATCCAGGACCTCAAAATGCTTAGGATCGAGGCTTGCCAGATCCTCGGCGAAGTAGGTGGAATAGGTGGTGATGAAGTGGACCTGGCGATTTTCATCGATAAGAGCCAGGTTATCATCTGAGTTCATGTCTTTATCAAAGACCACGGTAAGCTCTTTACTTCCGTCTGCAAAGCCCAGGATCACCCCGAAGATTTCATCGATGATCCGGCGGAAGAGCTTTGAGTCGTGAAGATTCCCAGGATAGGGCGTGTAGTAGAGGGGGAGAGAGGTGGCCCGGTCTACCAAGAGTCCCACGCCCACCTGGCGGAGATGATGCTTCCCCGCTTTATTGTGGCCCCTCACCGCCAGCTCAGATTCGGTTTTGGAGGCCATATAGGTAAAGTAATTGGTGGTATCAAAAAGGAGTGTTTCCGGGGCTTGTTGGCGTTGGCTCCAAAGTTCTGCAAGAATCCGTTTACCGATCTCTTCTATCTGCTTTTTGGAAACCCGGTTCCATTTTTCCCAATACCGCTCTGAAGTGAGCTCCTTGAGGTCAACGGGACGGATATGCTGGATGGCGGTTTTGTGGTACCAGTCTTCCAGAGCGCGTTTGCTTTTGGGAGCGATCATGCGATTTGCCCAGGCGTAGAAGAAGTACTCACCCACGGTTGGGCCTTTTTCTCTGAGGGCTCTGGGCACAACGGTATCGATGATGCCGATGGTATCCAGTTCCTGTTCAAGGGCATGGGCCAGGAAGAGAGCGCCGAAAGACTCGGTTATCAGCTTGACGGGTTTTCCAGAGGCCTTGGATTCTTCGAGCTTTGCGAGGATAGTCTCAATCGTGCCGAGGTACTTCTGCCACTTGAGCTGGACCTTTCCGTCAACGCGGTGGACCTCTCGTGCGTACCAGTAGGTTCTACCCTTGAAGGTTTTCTTATAGAGATGAGGCATGAAGGGATCATAGCATATAGGTTCTACATGTCAAGCAAAAAAAGTCA from Syntrophales bacterium carries:
- a CDS encoding IS1634 family transposase; the protein is MPHLYKKTFKGRTYWYAREVHRVDGKVQLKWQKYLGTIETILAKLEESKASGKPVKLITESFGALFLAHALEQELDTIGIIDTVVPRALREKGPTVGEYFFYAWANRMIAPKSKRALEDWYHKTAIQHIRPVDLKELTSERYWEKWNRVSKKQIEEIGKRILAELWSQRQQAPETLLFDTTNYFTYMASKTESELAVRGHNKAGKHHLRQVGVGLLVDRATSLPLYYTPYPGNLHDSKLFRRIIDEIFGVILGFADGSKELTVVFDKDMNSDDNLALIDENRQVHFITTYSTYFAEDLASLDPKHFEVLDTPKNRSLLIDECHTDLLKAYRTNLNLWGRERTVVLTFNPVTKRKKMYDFIKKMERLRVELLEYRRKYREKEPHWRSPKTIINRYRNLCEDLHISHRYYRLGFTEQNMSFRKDASEVSAAQAIMGKHLIVTDNHDWSTEQIVIASLDRARIEQQFRTSKACCHVRVNPIFHWTDSNIRCHLLTCVVALTCLRLLELKLGGEHSAKTIMEEMSHLNSVLSWRKGAATPEFQIEDPNELQSQILAALGYRIENGSVLQLQA